The Nitrospira sp. sequence GAGGATTGTTGCGGGCTCCGGTATCGACGTCGAATTGTATTCTGTACAACCGGAACCGTCAGGTATCCCGATCGTTCTCCTTCCGGCCCGGATGTTATGGGACAAAGGAGTAGGAGAGTTTGTTGAGGCGGCTCGCGACTTGAAACGCAAAGGCGTCATGGCGAGATATGTCCTTGTTGGGCGATGTGATGAACATAATCCTGCTGCGATTTCTCAGGCACGGCTTGCCGAATGGGTACAGGAAGGAGTGGTGGAATGGTGGGGACACCGTGAGGATATGGTGTCTGTGTATGGGGCTGCCACTCTCGTTGTGCTGCCCTCCTATTATGGAGAAGGTCTTCCCAAAGTGCTCTTAGAAGCGGCAGCTTGTGGCAGGGCGATTGTGGCAACGGATATGCCGGGTTGCCGAGACATCGTCAGAGACCGTGACAATGGTCTTCTGGTTCCGCCGAGAAATTCTGGGGCGCTGGCGTTGGCGATTGAGGAACTCTTGGCCGATGGCCGGAGTCGCCAGGCAATGGGCCGTCGAGGCCGGGAACTGGCCGTCGCCGAATGGTCGGTTCCGGAAATCGCAGGGCAGATGCTGAATTTGTACCGAGAGCAGTTGAAGGCCGTTTCAACGATGGACCAATTGAATGGGTATGCATGACCAAGGTGTTGGTGACAGGGGCATCAGGGTTTCTCGGATCGTCCGTCGTCAAAGAACTGTGCCGGTCTGGCTATCAAGTTCGGGCGCTCCTTCACGACGCAACAAAATCCATCTCATTTTTGCCAGGAGT is a genomic window containing:
- a CDS encoding glycosyltransferase family 4 protein, giving the protein MSDRPRLLYLITEDWYFWSHRADLARAAQEAGYEVVVATRVTDHGERIREQGFQLMPLGMVRGSHNPFRELIAIAELVRLYRRVRPTVVHHVAMKPILYGTLAAWVTRVPGVINAFAGLGYVFVDDRSRLLRWCVKTALKAVLHLGRSTVLVQNHDDQNRLVSEGVVPVSRTRIVAGSGIDVELYSVQPEPSGIPIVLLPARMLWDKGVGEFVEAARDLKRKGVMARYVLVGRCDEHNPAAISQARLAEWVQEGVVEWWGHREDMVSVYGAATLVVLPSYYGEGLPKVLLEAAACGRAIVATDMPGCRDIVRDRDNGLLVPPRNSGALALAIEELLADGRSRQAMGRRGRELAVAEWSVPEIAGQMLNLYREQLKAVSTMDQLNGYA